The following are encoded together in the Humulus lupulus chromosome 5, drHumLupu1.1, whole genome shotgun sequence genome:
- the LOC133779899 gene encoding uncharacterized mitochondrial protein AtMg00810-like, which translates to MEQPQGFIDQDKPDFVCKLSKSLYVLKQAPRAWFDSLKATLLRWKFQNSKADSSLFFYKTPQVVILVLIYVDDIIVTGNSSSDLKKFTTRLNDHFALKDLGPLSFFLGIEVHRDDTGIYLNQARYIKELLIKTGMKHLKPCSTPMIVGKMLSKSDGEPLDNPTAYRSVIGGLQYLTHTRPDLSFAINKLSQFLQVPTTAHWSAMKRVLRYLKGTLHHGLHIKYSEKLPLTGYSDADWACCPDDRRSVAGYCVYLGDTLVSWLSKKQAVVSRSSTESEYRALAHVAAEISWTQSLLKEFGFPLP; encoded by the coding sequence ATGGAACAGCCACAGGGATTCATTGATCAAGACAAACCAGACTTTGTGTGCAAATTGTCAAAGTCTCTTTACGTTTTGAAGCAGGCACCTAGGGCCTGGTTTGACAGCTTGAAAGCAACACTACTGCGATGGAAATTTCAGAACTCTAAGGCAGACTCCTCATTGTTCTTTTACAAAACTCCTCAAGTTGTAATCCTGGTATTAATCTACGTGGATGACATCATTGTCACTGGAAATAGCAGCTCTGATCTCAAGAAATTCACCACCAGATTGAATGATCATTTTGCCTTAAAGGATCTCGGCCCTCTCAGTTTCTTTCTGGGTATTGAAGTTCACAGGGATGACACTGGAATTTATCTCAATCAAGCCAGATATATAAAAGAGCTTCTAATCAAGACAGGAATGAAGCATCTCAAGCCTTGTTCTACTCCCATGATAGTTGGAAAAATGCTGTCGAAATCTGATGGAGAGCCACTTGATAATCCAACTGCATATCGAAGTGTGATTGGAGGCTTGCAGTACTTAACACACACACGACCTGACTTGTCCTTTGCTATAAACAAGTTGAGTCAATTCTTGCAAGTTCCCACTACTGCTCACTGGAGTGCCATGAAACGAGTGCTTAGATATCTAAAAGGTACTCTTCACCATGGGTTACACATCAAGTACTCAGAGAAATTGCCTCTGACAGGTTACTCAGATGCTGATTGGGCATGCTGTCCAGATGATCGAAGAAGTGTAGCAGGATATTGTGTGTATTTGGGTGATACCTTGGTATCTTGGCTATCAAAGAAGCAGGCTGTTGTTTCTCGGTCCAGCACAGAATCCGAATACAGAGCATTGGCACATGTGGCTGCTGAGATATCCTGGACTCAAAGTTTGTTAAAAGAATTTGGCTTCCCTCTGCCTTAA